ACGTGATGAGGTAGCCGTAGCGCAGCCGCACCTCGCGTCCCGGCGCGAGGCGGAAGAACTTCTTCGGCGGATCCTCCATGAAGTCGTCGCGCTCGATCCACAGCTCGCCCGAGAACGGCACCGTGCGTGAGCCCTCGAGCGGCACGTCGTGCGGGTAGTACGGCGCCTCCAGCTCGTCGACCTGCCCCGCCGGCCAGTTCGTCAGCACGACCTTCAACGGCTTCAGCACGCACATCACGCGCGGCACGCGCATGTTCAGGTCGTCGCGCACGTAGTGCTCGAACGTCGCCAGCTCGGTGCGCGCCGGCTTGCGTGCGACGCCCACCGCTTCGGCGAAGTTCCGCAGCGCCTCGGGCGTGACACCGCGGCGACGGATCCCCGAGATCGTCGGCATGCGCGGGTCGTCCCAGCCGCTCACGAGTCCCTCGTTCACGAGGCGGAGCAGCTTGCGCTTGCTGAGCAGCGTGTAGTCCAGCTCCAGCCGCGCGAACTCGATCTGCGTCGGCGGATGGTCGGTGAACCCACACTCCCGCACGAGCCAGTCGTAGATGTCGCGGTTGTCCTTGAACTCCAGCGTGCAGAGCGACCGCGTGATGCCCTCGATCGCGTCGGAGAGGCCGTGCGCGAAGTCGTACAGCGGGAACACGCACCACGCGTCGCCGCGCCGGTAGTGGTGCGCGTGGCGGATCCGCAGCAGCAGCGGATCGCGCATGATCATGTTCGGGTGCGCCATGTCGATCCTGGCGCGCAGCACGTGTGCCCCGTCGGGGAACTCGCCCGCCTTCATGCGGCGCAGCAGGTCGAGGTTCTCGTCCGGCGTGCGGTCGCGATACGGGCTGTTCGTGCCCGGCGTCGTCACGGTGCCACGGTTGGCGCGGATCTCCTCGTCGGTCTGCGAGTCGACGTACGCCTTCCCCTTCGTCACGAGCAGCTCGGCGAACTCGTACAGCTGCTCGAAGTAGTCGCTCGCGTAGTACACCGCGTCGGGCTCGTAGCCGAGCCACGCGATGTCGCGCCTCATCGCCTCGACGTACTTGATGTCCTCCGTGAACGGATTGGTGTCGTCGAAACGCAGGTTGCACCGCCCGCCGAACTCGCGCGCGAGCCCGAAGTTCAGCACGATCGACTTCACGTGCCCGATGTGCGGGAATCCGTTAGGCTCGGGCGGGAACCGGGTCGTCACGGGCCGGCCGAACCGGTTGGTCGCGACGTCTTCCTCGACGAGGTCGCGGATGAAGTTGGAGCGGGGGGTGGTATCGTTCGACACGGTCTTCTTGGGGCTGGCGTGGTCCCTCAAACCTAGCGGCGTTAGCTTCGCGCCATGAACCTCTCCAAGCTCCGCGAGTGGTGGTGGAACCGCGCGGGCCTCGACGGCTCGCTGCGCGAGCGGTCACCGGCGGAGGTCCTCGAGCGCGCGGGCTGGGCGCGTTCCGTCGGCGGCGTCGGTCCGTACCTCACGCTCTTCGCCCGCGCCGGCACCTCGCGCGCCGATGCCGAGGCGGCCGTCGCGGCGCAGCGGATCCACGAGCTGCCCGCGGCGCGCGGCTGCACGTACGTCGTACCCGCGCGCGACTTCGCGCTCGCGCTCCGCGTCGGCGCCGGCTTCGGCGACGCGGAGATGAAGACCGCCGCGAAGCTCGGCGTCACCGACGACGAGATCGACCGGTTGTGCGCGGCGGTCGTGCAGTCGCTCGCCAAGAGCGGCCCGCTCGACCCCGACGGCATCCGCGCCGCCACCGGCGACGCCTCCCGCAGCCTCGGCGAGGAGGGGAAGAAGAAGGGGCTCACCACCACGCTCCCCATCGCGCTCGGCCGGCTGCAGGCGCGCGGCGACATTCGCCGCGTGCCGGTGAACGGTCGGCTCGACCAGCAGCGCTACGCGTACGTCGCCTGGTCGCCGAACCCGCTCGCCGACGGCGACTCGGTCGAGGATCCGTTCGTGACGCTCGGCCGGCGCTTCTTCGCCTGGCACGGGCCGGCCACCGTGGCCGAGTTCCAGTGGTTCTCCGGGCTCGGCGTGAAGGCGACGAAGGCGGCCGTCGAGCCGCTCGGCCTGGTGCCGGCGGAGGAGGGGAGCGACCGCCTGCTGCTCCCGGAGGACGCCGACGCGTGGCGCCGGTTCGAGCCGGGCGGCGACAAGCGCTACGCCCTCGTCAGCTCGCTCGACCCGATCAGCGCGAACCGCCGCGACGTGCAGATGCTGCTCGACCCGTCCGACGTCGAGCGGTT
This DNA window, taken from Gemmatirosa kalamazoonensis, encodes the following:
- a CDS encoding glutamine--tRNA ligase/YqeY domain fusion protein, producing MSNDTTPRSNFIRDLVEEDVATNRFGRPVTTRFPPEPNGFPHIGHVKSIVLNFGLAREFGGRCNLRFDDTNPFTEDIKYVEAMRRDIAWLGYEPDAVYYASDYFEQLYEFAELLVTKGKAYVDSQTDEEIRANRGTVTTPGTNSPYRDRTPDENLDLLRRMKAGEFPDGAHVLRARIDMAHPNMIMRDPLLLRIRHAHHYRRGDAWCVFPLYDFAHGLSDAIEGITRSLCTLEFKDNRDIYDWLVRECGFTDHPPTQIEFARLELDYTLLSKRKLLRLVNEGLVSGWDDPRMPTISGIRRRGVTPEALRNFAEAVGVARKPARTELATFEHYVRDDLNMRVPRVMCVLKPLKVVLTNWPAGQVDELEAPYYPHDVPLEGSRTVPFSGELWIERDDFMEDPPKKFFRLAPGREVRLRYGYLITCQEVVKDAAGEIVELRCTYDPATRGGDAPDGRRVQGTIHWVSAAHAVDCEVRLYDKLFTVPNPDHGDGSVMESDDDTPADFLRFLNPESLVVVPHAKVEPSVARDPIGTRYQFERTGYFVSDPVDATPERLVFNRTVTLRDSWAKVAAK
- a CDS encoding DNA glycosylase AlkZ-like family protein; its protein translation is MNLSKLREWWWNRAGLDGSLRERSPAEVLERAGWARSVGGVGPYLTLFARAGTSRADAEAAVAAQRIHELPAARGCTYVVPARDFALALRVGAGFGDAEMKTAAKLGVTDDEIDRLCAAVVQSLAKSGPLDPDGIRAATGDASRSLGEEGKKKGLTTTLPIALGRLQARGDIRRVPVNGRLDQQRYAYVAWSPNPLADGDSVEDPFVTLGRRFFAWHGPATVAEFQWFSGLGVKATKAAVEPLGLVPAEEGSDRLLLPEDADAWRRFEPGGDKRYALVSSLDPISANRRDVQMLLDPSDVERFTAFVGTDRANSGLMDLPSHAILERGRLVGLWEYSPDEGAIVWGAFDRRRDRALDAAIEETTAFVRDQLGDARSFSLDSPKSRSPRIEALRGLGG